DNA sequence from the Neospora caninum Liverpool complete genome, chromosome VIIa genome:
ATTCCACAACCCGGCAACTGCATTTGTTGTGCAACACTTGGTGTGACAAACATACACAAGATACAGACCCGACATCGAACGTTAAAACTTCCGAATGGATGCGAAGCAGACCCCCACTCCTATGCTTCCTGgaccttctcttccgcctgttGACACGCCTGTTTAAAGATTTCCACCGCTGTACTCTTGAGTTTCGGGAGCATTGGCTTTACGCCTTCAACAATTGCAGCTTTCATgggaacagcgagagactTCAGTGCTCCTTTCGCGAGAGCCTTCAGCGTGTCCACGAACTTCGTCTCTTGAAGGAAGCCGTGCGGTCTGATAGACGTTTCACTCTTTTTCGAAGAATCCAAAAAGACGAAATCTGTCAACAGCACCATAAGCAACAGATGATAGTACTTTTTACAGACATTCCTTCATACAAACAACCAAGCCTCGAATGAAATACTTGACTCTCTCTGAATCAGACCTCTTCTTTACTCACCTGAAACGTCATcgtgttctttctcttgatGCTCTTCTCCACGGTTTTCCGCATCGCGGATTCTCTCCGCTGCGAGATCCGCAAGTTCCTCGCATGTTTTCTCGACTTCTCCTTTCACTGCAGTAAGAACCTGCTTCAGGGCACTCTTGAACGCGGCTTTCACGATACTTGAGGCGCTTTCGTCATCTTCAGTCGTTTCgaccagagaaaaaactgcAAACAACATGAGCATGGTCATTCCCAAAAACGCAACTGCCTTAAGTTGCCAGTCTCGGCCGCCTTAGAACAGAAGGCCGTATCGATCATCAGCTGCTTACCTCTCTCCGACACCTTGTTCAGGAGGTCAGCGCGGGCGGTCTCTGGCCCGAATCTGACTGGGATGTCCACTCCCTCGGACAGTCCTGAAAAGCAGATCAAAAGGAACCAATCTGTCAGACATGAGCGTAATAACCAAAATATGAAGTGCTGCACCGTAGCTCTctcgacagaaaaacagTCAGCCTAACACTGAGAGTGAATGCAGCTTACCAGCAAGAAAGATCATGGTAGTCAGCCCCAAAAGGGCAACAGAGACGGACTGTCTTCCGGTCTGCATTTTGGGGGATCGAACGTATTGACCTCTTGTTTTAATCCCTGCAACATAGATGACACGAACAGTATTTCAACAAGATTTCATCCAATCGAACTCGCTAAGAACAGCCGTGAAAACCCGTTCGTTCCCAAGCCTGTACGCTGTCACACTGGAGCATCGACACGTTCCTGGTAACTAGAGACGCCACCTACGCCGTGTCGATGTAGCAGCTTCGTAACTCTCACCTAGCAAAATGTCGCGAAGGTGATCGCGCCTAGCCACGAGAAAACCCTGATGTAACAAATGATGAAAGGGAAAGACTTTTCTGCCTGATAAACACAGGCAAAAAGGCAGATTACGGCTGCGTTAGTACCAGGATGCGCCACAGGCACTGTAACGGCTTGAAGCTGTTCCGACTAGCACTGACTGACAGACGTGTCCGACAAAGGGAGTATATTTTTTGTATAAAAGGAAGTGAGACGTGCCAGCacaacgagaaaaaaaaacaactGCCACGATACAACATCCGAGATTTATGTATTGggcgcttcctctcggaACGGGGGAACGCTGACCCCGTCTCCTCGGCCGGATGGGTTGCGACGTACTCAAACGTGACCGTAATGCGACGCCTGATCGCAGACTGGATCAAGCTGCAGCCTACGAAACCGCTCTCTCAGTTGTTCTCGATATACAGAGCGACGCGGGCTGGTTATTACAGCATGTCTCCGCTGCTGTGGCTGTGTGTCGACATGCTGGAAGAGAGCTTGAAAGCCCCATCATCGTTAATATACGGATCACTGGCGCTAAAACGCTTTGTGGGGGGTACCTAAAATGTCCAGCAACTGGAAGAAAAGGTTGTTCAGCCCCCCAAGCACTCTAGGCCGATTCACCTTAGCGTGGCTAACGGCATCACGTGCAGGGCGTCTGCAGGGTAGGCACAGAAGCCAACGTCACTGGCACTCTTAAAAATGTAGAATACATGTATATGAATTATCATCAGCTGTCACTTCCTTCCTGCTCCGGGGACTTACCGGGCACGTCAATGTCCTTGGCAAATATAGTCTGACAGACGGTGGCACGTCGGCACAGCTGTTCCGACTACGTTCATTACTGGCGACCTCCGGTCGTCACTACATCCACATCTACACAACCGAGCGGTACAGAATTCTCGAATAACAGCAAACGTTTATCGAATGCGGATGGAATCGGCCCGTCAAAGCAGCGTATAAGAAAGTAACATCAACATGTTTCGCAGTGAAGTGGTGCAAGAGGCACTGTTAAAGGACGGGATCAGACGGCAAAATTGATAGTGGCAGCAGCAGCTTTACACCATGCAGCTTTAAAAAATGGTGCAAGCGTTTTGAAGTTATTGAGAACCGGGACGTGCGAATAACTAGTCATGAATGACAGTTTTCCTGACTTGTCTTCGGGGTCTCAGACCACCTTTTCAAAGGGTATATCTGTTCTACGCGATAGTCATCCTAGATGGACACTTCGCCTTCCATgttggaagagaagagagtgcAGTAAAATAGAAATGATTTGAATAGCGGTAAGCCTTCCTAGGAAGAGCATCAAGAGAATCAAAAACCTTTATATTTCAAGGTCATTTGACCGAAGTTGGTAGGCATGTATTGTAAGTTCTCCTTTCGGACTTCTTACGAAAACTGATCGATCCGCACACTCGTGCGGTGACACACAGGGAAAATCAGTAGCCACCTTTTTTCGACACTGGAACGTACTTCTTGGTCTCATATACTTTCTTCGGAGGCGGAGCATACGCTTTTTTCGGCGGTGCATAGACTTTTTTCGGCGGTGGCGCATAGACCTTCTTAGGCGGCGGTGCCTTCTTTTGCACAGGAACGTATTTCTTGGCTGGCCGCACGACTTTTTTCGGAGCCactgtcttcttctggtGAACCTTCTTCGGAGGTGGAACATACTTTTTCTCATGGACTTTCATTGGAGCTTTCACTGGAggcgtttttttcggggCGACAGCTACCTTCTTTGGAGGGGGCTGGGCCTTTTTTGGTACTGCGTAGTAGTACCTTTTCTTTCCGAGGCTTCGTTGTTCCTCGGACTCTTCGTCCACTGGACCGTCTGACTCATCTTCAGGAGCTTGAAAATCTGTAATTTCAAATGACATGTCTGTCACCAAACCATCGATACCATCAGCCCCGTTGGCATCGTCCAGATCGTTGGCTTCTGCCGATTCTGGGGCAGAGTCGAGGTTGCCGTCATTTGCCGCCTCTTCAACTTCGTTTCCTTCACTGATGTGATCTTCTGATTCGTCCGACAcatttctctcgtctgcttgGTCATCGTCCGTGTTCCGTTGGCCGAGACCATTCTGGAGCTCGTGATTGTCCTCCGCAGGATCTCCACTTGTACCGATACTGTCAACCTGCAACTTGCGGTAGACTGCTACAGGAGTGGTTTTCTTAGCCGGGACCTGCACAACAACTTTCTTAGGCGGGGGAAGCGGTGCGAGGAAatctgtcttctttcctagGCCGCGTCCTTCGGCGTCCTCGATACTGTCAACAGATTCGTCCTCCCAAGCATCACCATTTTGCGGCAGAATGCCGTTTCCAATCTCGTTTTCTTGAAAGTTCCGGTTGGCAAAAGCTTGTGATGCGCGCTGAGCTTCATGCAATTTTTCAAGCGCATTCAGAGAATCCAGCTGATTTCCGCCATCTCCAGATTCTTCTGCCAGTCTCTGAAGCTCCTCCGGAGGCGCACCACTGCCAGCATCAAGCTCAGAACTGGCACTGGCGGCGCTGATGCCAATGAAAAAGGTTCCCAAAAAAAGAGCCGACCGCATTTTGGCCAACTGAAAAGCTAGAGCGTGATAGTAAAATAAGAAAGCATACAAGGATATAAAGTGAATGTACATCAGTCGTTTGTTGAGAACCTAATGACCAGTATCGTCGTCAGAGTCCATGTCGTCCCTGCTCGTTCGAGCAACGGCAGCAGTAAGACTCATGAGCGGCCGTAGCTTTCGATAGCCTAGCCTCTTCCACCCAAGATAACGACTGGCACGCTCTGAAATGCCTTCGCCCATGGTATTTTTACGGTGCTGATAGAAACGTCAAGCCGGACTTTTGCGATTTTCAATAACTGCACAGAACAGTTCGTGGCTGTCCGGCACCGGATTAGCGCGTTGTACTTCGTGTCCTGTCACCAGTGCTGTACTTTGTTGTAGCACGCTGACAAtaaacgaagaaggaggcaTTGCATCTGACCATAGTCAACATGGGTTCGTGACTGTTCTTCTTACACGTAACATTGGTGTATTCGTACGCTGACCCAACACCCGAAAGATGCGAGCAATGCTGTcagaaaaagcagaagaTGGGCCGAGGCCTTGCCCATTGAAGCGACTTCTGCCACTGTTTCTATAAAACCTCTAGACACAGGCGTGGACGCAAGTTATACTGATTGCTCACATTCATCCTCTTCTACCGATTGGGGATAGCGAGGGCCAAACTATGAAATGCTAGCGAGTGAACTGGTTAAGAGACGGGATGCAGATGGCTGATGTTTTTCAATCCCGCAAACGAGTTCCATAGGTACTGTGACAGTCTGCGTTCACGTTATAAGCAGATATTGCTTCTGTACAAATAATCCGCTATCCGGCATTGTAcaactcaaatcgaataaacTTTAGATCTTGAAATACCTTTCAGTTCCTGGCCAATCTTTGACTTATTAAACCAGCGTGGCATGAAAACCATAAGCCTTTGCTGTGTACCACTGTTGCCGTGAACCTTCGTTCGAGTACAAAGCAACCAAATAAGAGGAAGACTCTGGCAAACTATTTACGCCCTCTCGTGCAAGATTCTCCAAAATTCTGACCTAGAGAaagtatatgcatgcacacaatAAAAACGGGGTTCTCAGCAGCGGCTGGACATCCAGCTGCGTGTGCCGTCTTTTAGGGATGCCAGAAACGCCAGGATGCCTGCACAGTCACAGGACACACAAGAATGAGGTAGTTGTGGACATGGAGAAGCCCGATGGCGAACCGGTCGATAGGGGGTCTCGGAAGTCCGACTACCGACCAGCTTCTTACCAGCAGTAAGAACACCACGGGTTGTGAAGGATGCCCATCCAGAAAAAACCAGGTTAGAGATCGTGTTCCGCACGACCGGAGACGAATTTTGCCTATAGTGATAGACATAATGCAGGCCTCCTATGACGCTGCGATGAAAACCGGAATTTGTCTGCTTCCGTTTTCATTGTGACAATGCATGTTTGTCCGCAGTCGTCGGGGGGGCACGAATGCAATGTATGTCGATTTTCCTTTGTGTCTGTATTCCGACTAACACAAAGTGTTACTAGCCACCATGAAAGAGAACTGAATTCGTCCCCAGCGACTAAGTTCCGGAGAAAACTGACTGGGCGTGGAATTCACACGGAGTATGGAAGCACTGGAAAAAACACTGCGATGACAATCGAATAGGGACAATCCTGCTCAACATCGTGGCCTGGCTTTCGATTCCATACAGTATATCTTCCTGATAAGTTTATGCATCCCACGGCAACTGTCTGCAGCAATGTGTCTCCTGAACTTCGTCAGCCCATGCTGACGTCTCCGCTATCAGATGCAAACTAGTAGAGACCGAAGGGGACACAACTTGCTGTGTTAGGTCACAGCCGGATCTGGCTGCCGTGGCCTCTGCAACTTGCCGGCGACTCAGTCTTCCAGCGATTCGCAAGATGGTTCTCTATCATTTCTTCACTGCAGGTAACAACGAGAACTCGCGTATCCGGTCGGACGTGCGCCGTGCAGTGCTTACAGGACACATATGTATGCAACGCCTAATATACACACACAAGTTAATCTACTCTCCTACCACCTATCTCAAAAACGGTACAGCCAGCGACCATACAACGCTCGCGTGTTGGGAGCGTCGAGGCGCCCCGCTGTAGAGGACTGGCCATTTAAGCGTTTTTGGATAACACACGCATATATCGTGTTGCGGTTCAAGGGAGCAAAACTCCTGTCCAAGACAATTGAAAATCGATCTGAGAACACAATGGCAACTGCAGCAGCCTGCCCACCAAGATCTCTATCAAAGGAGAAGCTAGATATGCGACGGATGCCTCGAGCACATCTGCACCAGTCACACTGGACCGGAATAGGCGTTGAATATGGCAAGCTGCCTCTTGTCGCGACAACATTAATTTCCGCATGACCTGAAGCATCCACAAGCGTTTATCTGCCCAGAGCCGCGCGGCGTGCTACAACACATGAAAGAAGCCCAAGACCCCCTCGCCATTAGCGGCGATGGTGTACGCCGGCATACTGACAATTTCCCTCGTGACAAAAACAAGACGTAGCAAACAGGCAGGTGGCAGTGAACACCACAGAACATAAACAATTTTCAGGACCTACGGTATTTTTGTTTCGACAGTCACAAAACGGCAGATCCAAACAACCATTGGTCAACGCTTGACGAACGATCCACCGAGGTCATGCGGCGTGAAGCTTCCTATGTGAATAAGGCCCCCGCCATGTCGCCTGCtattcgtttttctctctggatGTATTTGCCTggcttatatatatatatatatatcagcgTACCCGAAGACCGCACTGAAGATATTAGACACAACTTGAGGCTGCCATTATTAAGCAGAACAACGCTTCCGGTCCACGAACATTCTTCAGGGTACTCAGAGTCCCAGGGCGCACTCTCAAGCGTTTTCACTGCCCACGAGCGACTTATACTCAGGTGTACAAGAAGCACCGTGGCAGTGTATGGAGGTGGAGCAGATGATAGATCTGAATCGCCCCGTCTACTGTCGATGTTGCCATTTTTGTTTCAGCGAAGTCAACGCCCAGCATCcactgtgtctctcctcctcgcctcagAACACTGAAGTCAGTGTGTTGCCCAACGGCGTTGTCATCTTGTGTGCCCAGTTCGCGATTCTCTAGACTTGACAACAAAACGCAGCCGTCCAAAGAGCAACTGACGAGCCGAAAGGCATCCAGCCTGAATGTGCAGCGCAGGATGTGAATCAGAGTCCGAGACGATATACGCTGTTCGAAGGAAATAGAAAGGAAGGCCTCAGGCTAAAAGTTGTTGTGCTTTCAGAGAGAACTACAGTGCCGGCGCGAAAGGGGGCCAACCACTTGTTGCAAGATGCACTTCAGCGCCAGTGAACTTTGCCACGCCGTTGACACAGGACCGGACCTTGATCACGTTGTGTACGTGCGTATGCCCGAGGCAACCGGTAAGGCGTTGCGGGAATACCTTTACTTTCTTTCAAAACTCACCGCATGCCACTGATAAGTTGTTTATGCCGGTGCCTCTCTGCTAacgccttcgctgtcttgcCTCTGTCAGCGCCCGCCTGCTGGGAATCACCGAGCAACCTCCGCAGGTCCCAGGTATGAACTGCCCTGTCAGCCGCTAGCGAGTAAACACACAGATATCACAGATAGTGGTTCGACGACAAAATGGAGGTCAGTCGCAAAGCTCGAGAACCCCGGCGACAGTTTATTTTCACATAAGTTCCATCCCCTTACGCTTCCTCGATAAATATGTAGCTTCGACCACAGTTTTTCACAGTGCACCTGACACCGGGAATTGCGCATGATCCAGCGGAAATCACGGTCTACCTCTTTAGTGCCAATTGCGGGCCATAAAGAAAATCCCCACTATCGGTAGCCAGAAAATGACACCACGGTAGGACCACTTCATGTCCAGTGAGTCTGAACCTCGACGTCGTGTTCTATTCATTCAAACGGGCACACTGCTGTACAGCGGCATCAGTCAACGAGTTGCGGCTCGACGACTAGATCCGGACGACTCCTTTGACACCGCTTGGAACCTTTCAAACAGTCGACAAATCCCCTTCAGACAGGAACTCACTCTCGAAAATCCGTGTGCCTGAACCATCCGGAACGTGAACGCACATCGCCCAGTCGTGATGTCTACCGCAGGAGGCCACCGGCTGGTCGCCAGCACGGATATCAAAAACGTGAACCAAACGGTCCTGCAGAATCATATCCGAAAGGAACGCAACCGCGAGATGAGGacaaacagagaaaggcgtgAAATGCCTCTCTGATGGAAACATCTCATCGGACCGAGCCCCAGGAGATGCCGCTGTGCAGGATTTTCCCGTATCTGATTCACTTTTTTTGGTTTGTCGCTCCGCCAAGCGACAGTAAAACACGACATATCAGACCTGCTCTGAAAGGTATGTTGTATATGAGCGTATTCTACAGGTTCCTGTCACACACCTGTGGCATGCACTGTCTGAATAGGCTTTAGGTATTTTCCGGCGACAAAGGAGTCTCCCCGTATCCGGGAACGCGACCTTCCTTCCTGCGAAATGTGGACTCACACGTGATGCAGTGAACACTAGGCCACTCTCGCGTTCACAGGCGATAGACTGAATAGCTGCCGTATGGCCTCGTAGACGCTGAACAATTCCAATGTCTAATCGATCTGCATTTAGGAGCGCTACGCCTCCGTCCTCTGCTCCAGCGAGGATGTCGCAGCCTCCTCGCCCGGCAAGGCCTCCAGCAATAGCACAGACGCTCTTCACGGCAGAAGGGCCACGGTGCCGATGTGTAGTGACTTCCAGGTGCTCGAGAACACGGTCCGGATGGCAGTAATCCCACACGCCGATCTGAAAGATAAAAACACACCTCACCAAGCAGGATCGTAGGCAATTCGCAACGGCCGAACCAACGACACAGAAGGCAACCTTCCACTTGCATTTACCTGGCCTCATGTGTACAACAAACACAGGAGGAGAAGCCCATGCACCTGGAAAGGTGCGTGAACCATCTTACTTCCGCACGCACACACTTTCCCACAGGATATGAATGTCCATTGGagagtgtacgtacaccgaTTTGGTTTACCGGCAGTCTACGGTGCCGCGATAAGCAAGGGGATAGGTGCCCGAAGAACCGTTCAATCGACAAGACGTCGCGGCGCCGCTTAGCTGTCGCTCGTCCCAGGCTTCGCCGGTGCCTCTACAAAGAAGCTCGAGTAGTATGGAGCGACAGGAAGGGACGCGAGCTCCCGCATTTGTCAGCATTTGATGCTTACCTTTCCGTCGCTGTATCCACCGATCACCAAAGGGCGTTGTCTCTCAAAATTTGCGGATTCCGCAAGTCGCATCCGCGTCTGAGATGCCAGCGCATTGTTCCTGGCATCCTCACATCGCCCAAGGGCGTCATCAATAGTATCAGCTACGCAGAGAGCAAATGCTGGCCGCTCAAGTCCGCCG
Encoded proteins:
- a CDS encoding putative microneme protein MIC11, whose translation is MQTGRQSVSVALLGLTTMIFLAGLSEGVDIPVRFGPETARADLLNKVSERVFSLVETTEDDESASSIVKAAFKSALKQVLTAVKGEVEKTCEELADLAAERIRDAENRGEEHQEKEHDDVSDFVFLDSSKKSETSIRPHGFLQETKFVDTLKALAKGALKSLAVPMKAAIVEGVKPMLPKLKSTAVEIFKQACQQAEEKVQEA